Genomic DNA from Phyllostomus discolor isolate MPI-MPIP mPhyDis1 chromosome 12, mPhyDis1.pri.v3, whole genome shotgun sequence:
CCGCCAAGCGCTGCAGAAACCTCGGCGGGAGGCGGCTTAGGGACGGGGCTGGAAGGGAAGGGTTAGGGCTTTCTCCCGCCCGGAGCACCCGGCTGCACAGATGTCTGAAAACCGCGGTGCTCACGCCCTGCTGGAAAAGCGCGCCACAGGCTgcagggccggggggcggggtggaaacGGGTGTGCGTGGCTGCGCGGTCTACGGGCAAGGTGCGGGGATCCCAGGCGATGCCCGGCTCTGCAGCTCACCCTGCACTTGCGTCCATCCACGGTCTCCTCCTCAAAGCCTTCTCCGACCTTGAAGTTGATCTCGGTGGTGCGCACGGTGGTGGATGTCTTGATGTAGAACTGGTCCCCGTCCTGGCGGATCTCCACGTGCGGCTTGGACGCCGCCGCCACGGCCACCTTCCGCAGCATGGCGTTCACACCTGCCGGGAAGCACGCAAGCCGCGGGCTCGGGTCCCTGGACTGGGGGCACCTTCCACACCCTCTGACGGCAGGTAGGAGCCTTAAAACAGAGCCGTTATCCCCTGGCCTCGTCCCGATTTTCCGGGTGAGAAAGTCAGAAAGGGTAAGTGGCTTTCCCTGGGAAGGCCCGGCTTCAAACTGAATCCCCAAATTTAAAGTCCCTGACCCTCCTTGGACTCCGAGAATAAATCTCTCCTCACAATTATCGAGCACGAGATAAAGGCAGAGCCGTCGGGGAAGGCGCCCAGCACCCAGCCAACGCGCGCTGGACCCGCGGGCCCACTCCCGCTCATACACGGCGAGCACCGCGGATATATCTCCCCGGGAACTTTCTGCTGCCTGAGGTCGGTCCCTGAAACCCACCCCCCTGCAGGTCCCGCAGCACCTCCAAGGGTTGCATCCGAGCCCGCTTACCCAGGGCCTTGAGGAGCTCATCGAAGTTCTCGCTGCTGCGCATCTTCCAGGTGCCGGCGAAGTTGGGcatggtggcggcggcggcggcagcggaggcgggggtggtggtggcggcggcggcggcgggcgcaCTCGGAGCTGCACAGCCGAGACTGCGCTCTGCGCCCAGCGCGCGCCCCGAGTCTACGCAGAGCGCCCCTCACCCCGCCCGCCTCGGccccgccctcggccccgcccccgcggccccTGGCGGCCCGGAGCCCAGCCCCCAGATCCGATGCCCCTTCGGCGCCCTGGGCGTTCTGGTCTCCAGGGTGCAGGCCTGCCACCCGCTGTCCTCCAGCTGGACGTGGAGGCGCTTCTGCCAACCGCAGGCCACCCTTCTTAAAGTGGGTGCTGGGAGAGGGTTAGATGAACCAAAATGTTCATCACAAGGGGACAAGTGTGGAAGGTGGGCCATGTGGTCTTGGGGAAGCATTGCACCCTTCTCtccacttttgtgtgtgtttgagaatATCCATAATATAAAGTAGAGGGGTCACCCGGAGACGGCAGCCGCTTTCTCCCACAACCAGTGACGCCTCTGGGTGCGCCCAGCCATTCCCCTTGTGCTCCCAGTCAGGGACCCCTTTCCGCATCCCTTACGCATCCGGCGCAGGACCAATCAGAGCGAGAAGCGGGAAAGCCTAACCCCCCAGCACGCTCCTGGACGTAGCTGCTGGAATCCAGCATCCCGCGAGATCCTGCgaacccacccccaacccccgccgGGGCCTTGCATCCTCAGGGCAGGGGGAAGAACGATTTGTGCCAAGACAGAGCTGTGTGTTCCTGGGTCCCCGTGCCTCAGCTACGCTGCTGAGCGTGGTCTGAAGAGGGTGAGGCAAGAGCGAGCAGAAGACATCCACTAAGCGCACAGGGCCACAAAGCCACCTAGAAGGAGCAGAGGTAAGCCCTGGGCCTGttgtatttttgtaaaattgCCGCTGCTTCAGCGTGGAGAGTGGATGGGAGGGTCGGACATCTCCAGGAGCACTGGAAGGGGTCTGTAGCCCTGTGCAGGGAAGGGTGGTGCTGTGGGCAGTGGAGACGTGAAGGGGACCGGGAGGGGTTAGAAGAAGAGCGGCGGTTCCCCTCCGCGCCAGTCGGGATTTGGGGCGCGCATCAGAGCAGCCCGGGCAAGCTCTGTTGATAGTCAGACCCCCGGCCCCGGCCTGGAGATGTGGGTGCAGTAAgtcaggggtggggcccaggaagctGTGTGTCCCAAGCCTGCAGGTGACTGTTCTTGTACAGCCGCGTTGGCCCTGCAATCCTTTGGGACCCGCTGTGCCCGCAGGGCAGTGGGGTGTGGGAGCAGGAGGCCAAATGACTCCAGGTTTCTGGCTTTGCCTgcggggagaaaaggaaagagcttGAGGCCTGGATGTCTTGTGAGGTTGAAGGGCGTGTGTGTCCGGGGCGGCAGGAAGGTGTTCAGGATACCGAGGAAGCCAACGTGCGTCGTGAACCCAACGGAGGGGCGAGCGGTGTGCGTCATTTCCTGAGAGTATCTGTGGGGCGGCCTGCAGAACCCACCGCACTCTGCCCCCTGGAGGGCTGTGGAGCGCGGAAGATTTTTAAGGAGAACGGTGACTTGGTGGGATTGCGCGTTAACCAGACTCCTCCTCTGGCGTCAGTTTGGAGGGTGAATTGAAGGGCATGAGAGCTGAAGCCCGGAGACCCACGAAGGGTCCGCTGCAGGGTCCCGGCAAGAGGCAGAGAGCACTCGGGCCGAGGAGGATCACGCCCGACCCGAGTTTGGACGATAACGTCCGTCAGATTGGGTGTCGGAGGGGAAGGACAAGGACGTGTGTGTGCGTCTGGATTCTAGCTGAGATGGGGCATGGAAAAGCTGGGACCGCCAGCCCAGGGGGCGGGTCAACCCCGTGAGAAGTCCTCTGAGTCCGCCTCGGGTGTAGTGGCTTTAAGATTCCTGGGGACGCACAGATGGAGCCACTCAGAGCGTGAAATTCAGTGAGGCGAGGAGGGAGCATCCCGGAGGGCCTCCAAGAGGAGGGGGGTCCACGTGCCCTTGTGGCAGCTCCAGGCGGTGGAGAAAGGGCCGGGTGTGGGGTGGCGGTGTGGGTAACATGGAGCACAGCATTGGAATTTAGGGGTACCTCAGGCTGCAGGGGGGAGGTCTGGCGGGGCAGCGTGAGGCCCGGGGACAGGGCTGGGAGTTTCAAGTGGAATTGGTGACACGTGGGAGGTGGCAGAGCCCCACCTGGGGGTGGCCAAGATTGGCAGTCAGGCCTTGGCCCTGTATGCCTCGGTCCGAGGACACTGTGCCGGTGGGCAGGCAAAGGCTGCTTCCTGGCTGAGCGGGCCGCCCACAGCCACTCAAGCCTCCGTCTGCGGCTTCTTGCCTGTTCCCAGGGCGCCCTGGGTGTGTGTGGCACGCTCACTCACACACGTGCCTGCGGTCGGGATCCCCTTGGGGTTTTGGCCGGAACACTGATCTCTGAACCTCTGGAGCAAAGAGACTCTTGGAAGATCAGCTCCGTGAATAAATAGATTCACGGACTCGCTCAGTGTGTTTGGAAAGAACACTCTGAGCCCAGCATGGGGTTCATGGGCGGAGGGACAGGCGGGGGAAGATCACTGCACCCAGACCAAATTTGGGACCGTGTGGAGGGGCCTCTAACTTCTGGGGGTGTCGGACTTTCCCAGGGAGGGTGACACGAAGCCCAAGCAGGGCTCTGAAGGGTGGCAAGGGCCTCAGCAGGCGGAGAAAGGGGACACGCCGGCAGTCCCAAGCCGGGAGCCTGGCGCTCCTGACGGCTGCTCTGGGGCCATCTGCAAGGAGCTGCCCGTAAAAGGGGCTCCCCTGGGTCAGGCGGCCTCGCCGTCGGAGCACGGCACCCCGAGTCCAGGCCAGAGTGGGCGCCATCAGCTGTCTGCAGTCACAGCCCACTCCTGGTGTGTCCCCTCTGGTCCGGATTTCGGAGGCGGGAGCTGGGCCCGGGGCCCCCTCTCTGAGGCCCCTTTGTTCTCTGCTGGCCCCTCCGCCTGACTCCTGACTCCGCAGACCCCACGCTGCCAGCTCCCCCCAGGCCGCTGACCTGCCTCCCTGTTGTCCCTGTCGGGGACGTTTCTGCTGAGGTCGGCTTCTTCTGCTTGGAGGGGCGCCAGGGCCTCAGCCTCCCGGGGCCTGCCGGCCTGGCCCCGTGCCCTCGGGCAGGCCGCGTTCAGGCTGGAA
This window encodes:
- the CRABP1 gene encoding cellular retinoic acid-binding protein 1; translated protein: MPNFAGTWKMRSSENFDELLKALGVNAMLRKVAVAAASKPHVEIRQDGDQFYIKTSTTVRTTEINFKVGEGFEEETVDGRKCRSLATWENENKIHCTQTLLEGDGPKTYWTRELANDELILTFGADDVVCTRIYVRE